In uncultured Methanobacterium sp., a genomic segment contains:
- a CDS encoding 30S ribosomal protein S17, whose protein sequence is MVGIEVTEPKEKCNDPNCPFHGNLPVRGQILEGIVTSDKAERTITVERSFYKFIRKYERYEKRKSKINAHKPDCIQVNIGDAVKIAECRPLSKTKHFVVVEVKGDKK, encoded by the coding sequence ATGGTTGGTATTGAAGTTACCGAACCCAAAGAAAAATGCAATGATCCTAACTGTCCCTTCCACGGGAACCTGCCAGTACGTGGCCAGATCCTGGAAGGAATAGTCACCAGTGACAAGGCAGAAAGGACCATAACCGTTGAAAGGAGTTTTTATAAGTTCATACGAAAATATGAACGATACGAAAAGCGAAAATCAAAAATAAACGCCCATAAACCAGACTGTATCCAGGTAAACATTGGCGATGCAGTTAAGATTGCGGAGTGCAGACCCCTTTCCAAGACCAAGCACTTTGTAGTGGTGGAGGTTAAAGGGGATAAAAAATGA
- the rpsS gene encoding 30S ribosomal protein S19 encodes MARKEFKYRGYTLEELQQMPLDNVIQLLPSTQRRSLKRGFLPRQKKVLEKIRKLKKEGETGGRPKIIKTHCRDMIVLPEMVGMTFGIYNGKEFVNVQIQPEMIGCYFGEFAITRQRVQHGDPGMGATRSSMFVPLK; translated from the coding sequence TTGGCGAGGAAAGAATTCAAGTATCGCGGTTATACCCTGGAAGAGCTGCAGCAGATGCCACTGGATAACGTCATCCAGTTGTTACCATCAACCCAGCGCAGATCCCTGAAAAGGGGATTCCTACCCAGGCAAAAAAAAGTACTAGAGAAGATACGAAAACTGAAAAAAGAAGGAGAAACGGGTGGACGACCTAAAATAATCAAGACCCACTGTAGGGACATGATCGTACTACCAGAAATGGTGGGCATGACCTTTGGAATCTACAATGGTAAAGAATTTGTGAACGTCCAGATACAGCCTGAAATGATTGGCTGTTACTTTGGTGAATTTGCAATTACCCGACAAAGAGTACAGCACGGAGACCCTGGTATGGGTGCAACACGTTCATCCATGTTCGTGCCCCTGAAATAA
- a CDS encoding putative RNA uridine N3 methyltransferase → MSLNNISIFIPSSFLRETKDLKLKTYKVGLIGRSAALFRVTKIVVYSDTEDPEDQKGVKFISDILTYMNTPQYLRKKVFPITRELRNVGILPPLRTPHHPTGELHQGDFRQGLTLKRTKKGTIVDIGADRDALCKEKLSVNRVLSFKVDKLGKEIIITPDEPKFYWGYDVLSTYKSLDDSIDLLKPRPDLVVGTSRYAEPITSVLNEVREGLRGSKHAAILFGGPYSGLHELMGNPGDILDLEVNTIPNQGTKTVRTEEAVLATLSVFNMLMD, encoded by the coding sequence ATGTCACTTAACAACATTTCAATTTTCATACCTTCTTCTTTTCTAAGGGAAACAAAAGATTTAAAACTAAAGACATACAAAGTAGGGTTGATTGGCAGATCAGCCGCCCTGTTTCGGGTTACAAAAATCGTTGTTTACAGCGATACTGAAGACCCGGAAGACCAGAAAGGGGTAAAGTTTATTAGTGATATCCTCACTTATATGAATACCCCACAGTACCTTCGAAAAAAGGTATTTCCTATAACCAGGGAGTTGCGGAACGTAGGAATACTTCCTCCGCTTAGAACTCCTCATCACCCCACTGGAGAACTCCACCAGGGTGATTTTAGACAGGGACTTACATTAAAAAGGACCAAGAAAGGCACTATTGTTGATATTGGTGCCGACCGGGATGCACTGTGCAAAGAAAAGCTCAGTGTAAATCGGGTATTAAGCTTTAAGGTAGATAAGTTAGGAAAGGAAATAATAATCACTCCTGATGAACCTAAGTTTTATTGGGGGTATGATGTACTGTCTACTTATAAGAGTTTAGATGACAGCATAGATCTGTTAAAACCACGACCTGATCTGGTTGTGGGCACATCGCGCTATGCTGAACCCATCACTTCTGTTTTAAACGAAGTAAGAGAGGGGTTAAGGGGCTCCAAACACGCAGCTATTTTGTTTGGTGGTCCGTATTCGGGCTTACACGAATTAATGGGCAACCCCGGGGACATACTGGACCTGGAGGTTAACACCATCCCTAATCAGGGAACTAAGACTGTAAGAACTGAAGAGGCAGTTTTAGCTACTTTATCAGTATTTAATATGCTAATGGATTAG
- the rpmC gene encoding 50S ribosomal protein L29 — translation MVILRSKEIREMGMEEIQKKLEELQAEHASHISKSAAAGIYENPGKIRELKKTIARVKTIINEKNKEN, via the coding sequence ATGGTTATATTAAGGAGTAAAGAGATACGTGAAATGGGAATGGAGGAAATCCAGAAAAAACTGGAAGAACTTCAGGCAGAACATGCCAGTCACATTTCCAAGAGTGCTGCCGCGGGGATTTACGAAAACCCGGGGAAGATCAGGGAACTTAAAAAAACCATAGCACGTGTCAAAACCATAATTAACGAAAAAAATAAGGAGAACTAA
- a CDS encoding biotin--[acetyl-CoA-carboxylase] ligase translates to MPQKQILKKFRAKKDEYVSRDQLISDAGISDTQLKDEILSLKKEGYIIDSSPELGYRLIKTPNRLLPYEIQLDLTTNFIGQEIHHYSEVDSTNEVAKELAEKGAPEGTIIIAESQRSGKGRRGKKWLSPSGGVWMTMILRPDIPLSQAPLLTLVAGVAVAETLAQDCNLDVGIKWPNDILIGEKKVCGILTEASARGRELEYVVVGIGIDLNVDVEAFPPKLREGATSLKRELDKEIPGVKLVQDFMVNFENIYNDFTGGQLTEILNQWRRLSKTIGSYVEVHQKGRTVRGEAVGISKEGILILEMDDGSLQKVISGECIHYKGKL, encoded by the coding sequence ATGCCCCAGAAACAGATTTTAAAAAAATTCCGTGCAAAAAAGGATGAATATGTATCCCGTGACCAATTAATATCAGATGCAGGTATATCCGATACTCAGCTGAAAGATGAAATATTATCACTAAAAAAAGAGGGTTACATAATTGATTCATCCCCTGAACTTGGTTATCGTCTCATCAAAACACCTAACCGGCTCTTACCTTATGAAATACAACTAGACCTGACCACCAACTTCATTGGACAGGAAATTCATCACTACTCCGAGGTTGATTCCACCAACGAAGTTGCCAAAGAACTGGCCGAAAAAGGCGCACCCGAAGGAACCATTATCATAGCTGAAAGCCAGCGCAGTGGTAAAGGTAGACGGGGTAAAAAATGGTTATCACCCTCGGGTGGGGTTTGGATGACCATGATACTCAGACCAGACATTCCCCTATCCCAGGCACCTTTATTAACCCTGGTAGCTGGGGTAGCAGTTGCCGAAACACTGGCACAGGATTGCAATCTTGATGTGGGCATAAAATGGCCCAATGACATATTAATTGGTGAAAAAAAGGTCTGTGGAATACTGACTGAAGCCAGTGCCCGTGGCAGAGAACTGGAATACGTAGTGGTTGGTATTGGAATTGATCTCAATGTTGATGTGGAAGCTTTCCCTCCAAAACTGCGAGAAGGTGCAACATCCCTCAAAAGAGAGCTGGATAAGGAAATTCCTGGAGTGAAACTGGTGCAGGATTTCATGGTGAACTTTGAAAACATTTACAATGATTTCACAGGAGGCCAATTAACAGAAATTCTTAATCAGTGGCGTAGACTTTCCAAAACCATTGGATCTTATGTGGAAGTTCACCAGAAAGGCAGAACAGTTCGAGGAGAAGCGGTAGGTATAAGCAAAGAAGGAATTCTCATTCTGGAAATGGACGATGGCAGCTTGCAAAAAGTCATATCCGGAGAATGCATACACTATAAAGGTAAATTATAA
- a CDS encoding METTL5 family protein, whose product MIIKKKQLEMALQGVPPHPYPDPNLEQYHTPSIIAADVIWNAHACGDIQELKVVDLGCGTGILALGSAMIGAVEVVGVDVDSDALQVANSEALRLKVQDKCHFLNMDINDFHEQADTVIQNPPFGAQKANRKDGDRRFLEKALEVAPVVYSFHLAKTREFLELLVKALDASITHVFHYNFPLPRIYHFHQDEKREVEVVVLRIEKIE is encoded by the coding sequence ATGATAATCAAGAAAAAACAGCTGGAAATGGCCCTGCAGGGTGTACCACCCCATCCATATCCGGACCCTAACCTGGAACAATACCACACACCATCTATTATTGCAGCTGATGTCATCTGGAACGCACATGCTTGCGGTGATATCCAGGAACTTAAAGTAGTGGATCTTGGTTGTGGAACTGGAATACTGGCACTGGGCTCAGCAATGATAGGTGCAGTGGAAGTAGTTGGGGTGGATGTGGATAGTGATGCACTCCAAGTGGCAAATTCCGAGGCATTAAGGCTCAAAGTTCAGGACAAATGCCATTTTTTGAATATGGATATCAATGATTTCCATGAGCAGGCAGATACTGTGATCCAGAACCCACCTTTCGGGGCACAGAAAGCTAACCGTAAGGATGGTGATCGCAGGTTCCTTGAAAAAGCACTTGAAGTAGCTCCGGTGGTTTACTCCTTTCACCTGGCCAAGACCAGAGAGTTCCTGGAGCTTTTGGTGAAGGCACTTGATGCCAGTATCACCCATGTTTTTCACTATAATTTCCCCCTGCCACGTATCTATCACTTCCACCAGGATGAGAAAAGGGAAGTGGAAGTTGTTGTTTTGAGGATTGAGAAAATAGAATAA
- the rpl4p gene encoding 50S ribosomal protein L4, with amino-acid sequence MTKIKVYSLEGKVTGEMELPEIFGEDFRPDLIKRAVLSAQSARIQPWGTDPMAGKRTTAKSFGAGRGAAMVPRVKGSRHPAGSKGAFVPQTTGGRKAHPPRTARIIHEKINKKERKLAIRSAIAATTNQELVEARGHRIDNVPQIPFVVDDELCGVKKTSETREIFKNLGIMDDVVRAKNGRKIRAGRGKTRGRKYKTPTGPLLVVGEDKGISLGARNHPGVDVVVVDNLNAELLAPGTHPGRLTVYTKSAIEKLGDLFQN; translated from the coding sequence ATGACAAAGATCAAGGTTTACTCATTAGAAGGTAAAGTTACTGGCGAGATGGAGCTTCCTGAAATATTCGGTGAAGACTTCCGACCGGACCTCATAAAAAGGGCGGTCCTCTCTGCTCAAAGTGCCCGTATACAGCCCTGGGGAACAGACCCTATGGCAGGTAAACGAACTACAGCTAAATCATTCGGTGCAGGCCGAGGAGCGGCTATGGTCCCACGTGTGAAGGGTTCAAGACACCCCGCAGGTTCCAAGGGAGCTTTCGTGCCCCAAACAACCGGTGGTAGAAAAGCTCACCCACCAAGGACCGCCAGGATCATCCACGAGAAGATCAACAAAAAAGAAAGAAAACTGGCAATACGCTCAGCAATAGCAGCCACCACCAACCAGGAACTGGTTGAAGCAAGGGGTCACCGGATTGACAACGTACCTCAAATACCATTCGTGGTAGATGATGAATTATGCGGTGTCAAGAAGACCAGCGAAACCAGGGAAATTTTCAAAAACCTGGGAATAATGGATGACGTGGTTCGAGCCAAAAACGGTCGTAAAATCCGTGCTGGTAGGGGTAAAACCAGGGGAAGGAAATACAAAACACCCACAGGACCCTTACTTGTTGTTGGAGAGGACAAAGGAATCAGCCTAGGAGCTAGAAACCACCCCGGAGTAGATGTGGTAGTGGTGGATAACCTCAATGCAGAACTCCTAGCACCAGGAACACACCCCGGCCGACTTACTGTTTACACTAAATCAGCAATAGAAAAACTGGGAGATTTATTCCAGAACTAG
- the yciH gene encoding stress response translation initiation inhibitor YciH: protein MKVCDVCGLPEELCVCEEIAREIQSVKVFTVRRRFGKLMTIVEGIDEHDIDIKELTKELKNRCACGGTAKKGQIELQGDHKRRVKEVLAGMGFSSDDIQVR from the coding sequence ATGAAAGTCTGCGATGTTTGTGGTCTACCAGAGGAACTCTGCGTCTGTGAGGAAATAGCTCGAGAGATACAGAGTGTTAAAGTATTCACGGTGAGAAGAAGATTCGGAAAACTAATGACTATCGTGGAGGGAATAGATGAACACGATATTGACATTAAAGAACTCACCAAGGAACTGAAAAACAGATGTGCCTGCGGAGGAACGGCCAAAAAAGGCCAGATCGAACTGCAAGGAGACCATAAAAGGAGAGTCAAAGAAGTTTTAGCCGGAATGGGCTTTTCTTCCGATGACATCCAGGTTCGTTAG
- a CDS encoding 50S ribosomal protein L22, whose translation MAKLKYAYEGSGKVAKATGRSLKISPKHSVEICRELRGMYLDEAKEYLEDVIQMKRAVPFKRHNKKVGHRKGLKGWPTGRYPKKAATQILDVLENAEANAEYQGMDTEDLKIIHISSHRGFIIRGYIPRAFGRATPFNTPTTHIQVVLGEAESA comes from the coding sequence ATGGCAAAATTGAAATACGCTTACGAAGGATCTGGAAAAGTAGCCAAGGCAACTGGAAGATCCCTCAAGATCTCCCCCAAACACTCGGTGGAGATCTGCAGAGAACTCCGGGGCATGTACCTTGACGAAGCCAAGGAATACTTAGAAGATGTCATCCAGATGAAAAGAGCTGTACCATTCAAACGGCACAACAAAAAAGTCGGTCACCGAAAAGGACTAAAAGGATGGCCTACTGGTCGTTACCCTAAAAAAGCAGCCACCCAGATCTTAGATGTTCTGGAAAATGCAGAAGCTAACGCTGAATACCAGGGTATGGACACAGAAGACCTTAAAATAATCCACATATCCAGCCACCGAGGTTTCATAATTCGGGGATACATCCCAAGAGCATTCGGAAGGGCCACACCATTCAACACCCCCACCACACATATACAGGTAGTTCTAGGGGAGGCAGAGAGCGCATGA
- a CDS encoding 50S ribosomal protein L23, producing the protein MDPYNIIIKPQLTEKSMNAIDYKNELTFVVRRTAKKAQIKQAFQELFDVKVERVNTQISSRGEKIAYLKLAEDASAEDIAVKMGVF; encoded by the coding sequence ATGGATCCTTACAATATAATAATTAAACCACAGTTAACTGAGAAAAGCATGAACGCCATTGATTACAAAAACGAGTTAACCTTTGTGGTTAGAAGAACTGCAAAGAAAGCTCAGATCAAACAGGCTTTCCAGGAACTCTTTGATGTTAAAGTGGAACGGGTCAACACTCAGATAAGCTCCCGTGGTGAAAAAATAGCCTACCTTAAACTGGCAGAAGATGCCAGTGCAGAAGACATTGCCGTTAAAATGGGCGTATTCTAG
- the rpl3p gene encoding 50S ribosomal protein L3: MARHHQPRKGSVAFSPRKRAARESPTISSWPEREEPGLLGFPGYKVGMTHVTQLDNTKYSPTEGMEISTPVTVVETPPIVVMGIRAYTRTSRGLKAMTDVLASEFDEDLKRKISVPAEYDSEAQLASLKENLDKVVEIRALIHTKPRMASVPKKKPELMECGIGGKSVEDKLDYAAGVLGKEINPADVFADGEHTDAIAVTKGKGFQGVIKRWGVRIQYGKAARSSKARVVGSIGPWTPARTMWTVPMAGQMGYHQRTEFNKKILKIGEAEQADEVNPKGGFVKYGLVKNNYLLLKGSLPGPSKRLVMLRKASRPHGKHDDAPQISYISTASKQGV, encoded by the coding sequence ATGGCTAGACATCATCAACCTAGAAAAGGATCAGTTGCATTTAGTCCTAGAAAAAGAGCAGCCAGGGAATCACCCACTATAAGCTCCTGGCCCGAAAGGGAAGAGCCAGGTCTTTTAGGGTTCCCAGGTTACAAGGTGGGTATGACCCACGTGACTCAGCTGGATAACACTAAATATTCACCCACCGAGGGAATGGAAATTTCCACCCCGGTCACTGTAGTGGAAACACCACCAATAGTGGTAATGGGTATCAGGGCTTACACCCGGACCAGTCGCGGTCTCAAGGCCATGACTGATGTTCTCGCATCAGAATTTGATGAAGACCTGAAACGGAAAATATCCGTTCCAGCAGAATACGATTCTGAAGCACAACTGGCAAGTCTCAAAGAGAATTTAGATAAAGTTGTGGAAATCCGAGCACTCATACACACCAAACCTAGAATGGCCAGTGTTCCCAAGAAAAAACCGGAACTAATGGAATGTGGAATTGGTGGAAAGAGTGTGGAAGACAAACTGGATTACGCCGCCGGTGTACTTGGGAAAGAAATTAACCCTGCCGATGTTTTTGCAGATGGTGAACACACCGATGCAATAGCAGTAACCAAAGGTAAAGGATTCCAGGGAGTTATTAAACGATGGGGTGTCCGTATACAGTACGGAAAAGCAGCCCGAAGTAGTAAAGCTCGTGTAGTAGGTTCCATTGGACCATGGACCCCAGCCAGAACCATGTGGACAGTACCCATGGCTGGTCAGATGGGATACCACCAGCGTACCGAGTTCAATAAGAAAATCCTCAAAATTGGAGAAGCCGAACAGGCTGATGAGGTTAACCCTAAAGGTGGATTCGTGAAGTATGGTCTGGTTAAAAACAACTACTTACTCCTGAAAGGATCATTACCAGGACCATCAAAAAGATTGGTCATGTTAAGAAAAGCATCAAGACCACACGGAAAACACGATGATGCTCCACAAATATCATATATCAGCACAGCCTCCAAGCAGGGAGTCTAG
- a CDS encoding 50S ribosomal protein L2: protein MGKRLIIQRRGRGTPTYRSASHRFKGKIQYRSYDDIEKNSSLNGKVVDIFHDPGRTAPVAKVKFENGEQLLILAPESIAINDEIACGLSAPIKPGNSLPLGEIPEGTPVYNLERNPGDGGKFVRSSGTYASLITHDVGKAIVELPSGELKAFNPQCRATIGVVAGGGRKEKPFLKAGNRHYAAKAKGKKSVGVRGVAMNAVDHPHGGGNRQHPGRPTTVSRHAPPGRKVGSIAARRTGRRR from the coding sequence ATGGGAAAACGATTAATAATTCAGAGGCGGGGAAGAGGAACCCCCACCTACAGAAGTGCATCACACCGTTTCAAAGGAAAAATACAGTACCGTTCATACGATGATATAGAAAAAAATAGCAGTCTCAATGGAAAAGTAGTGGATATCTTCCACGATCCAGGTAGAACTGCCCCTGTGGCCAAAGTCAAGTTCGAAAATGGAGAACAACTATTGATACTGGCCCCAGAAAGCATAGCTATCAACGATGAAATAGCATGCGGATTATCCGCACCCATAAAACCAGGAAACTCACTGCCACTGGGAGAAATCCCAGAAGGAACACCAGTGTACAACCTGGAAAGAAACCCCGGAGACGGAGGAAAATTCGTCCGATCTTCAGGTACTTACGCTTCTCTTATCACCCATGACGTGGGTAAAGCCATTGTGGAACTTCCCTCCGGGGAATTAAAGGCTTTCAACCCCCAGTGCAGAGCCACCATAGGTGTCGTTGCAGGGGGAGGTAGGAAAGAAAAACCATTCCTCAAAGCAGGAAACCGACACTATGCTGCAAAAGCTAAAGGTAAAAAGAGCGTGGGAGTGCGTGGTGTTGCAATGAACGCAGTAGACCACCCACACGGTGGTGGAAACCGCCAGCACCCAGGACGACCTACCACAGTCTCCAGACACGCCCCACCAGGAAGAAAAGTGGGTTCCATTGCTGCTAGGAGAACTGGAAGAAGGAGATAA
- a CDS encoding ribonuclease P protein component 1 — MITITPQNILRHELVGLEVEITHSLHGDLKGIKGRVVNETRNTLTIEDGEGIEKIIPKGTSTFKFTLPDGVTLEIKGEIIVSRPEDRIKKRFRKYW, encoded by the coding sequence ATGATAACTATTACTCCACAAAACATTTTAAGACATGAACTGGTGGGGCTTGAAGTGGAAATCACCCACAGTTTGCATGGAGATTTAAAGGGAATTAAAGGGCGCGTGGTGAACGAAACCAGAAACACCCTCACCATTGAAGATGGTGAAGGCATTGAAAAAATCATACCCAAAGGGACTTCAACTTTCAAGTTCACACTTCCCGATGGAGTTACACTAGAAATTAAGGGCGAAATTATTGTTTCTCGCCCTGAAGATAGGATAAAAAAGAGATTTAGGAAATATTGGTGA
- a CDS encoding 50S ribosomal protein L14, with protein sequence MKAITSNVSKSLPIGARLQCVDNTGAREVEIISVKGYKGVRRRLATAGVGDMVVITVKKGTADMRREVTTAVVVRQKKEFRRADGLRVKFEDNAAVIISPEGVLKGSEIRGPVAKEAADRWPSVGSAASIIV encoded by the coding sequence ATGAAAGCCATCACATCAAACGTCAGTAAATCACTACCCATAGGCGCTCGCCTACAATGTGTTGACAATACTGGAGCCCGTGAAGTGGAAATAATTTCCGTCAAAGGATACAAAGGTGTCCGAAGAAGGCTGGCTACTGCCGGTGTGGGTGACATGGTTGTTATCACAGTTAAAAAAGGAACAGCAGACATGCGCCGGGAAGTTACCACTGCAGTGGTCGTAAGACAGAAAAAAGAATTCCGCAGGGCAGATGGACTCAGAGTAAAATTCGAGGACAATGCAGCAGTCATTATCAGTCCCGAAGGAGTCCTGAAAGGTTCAGAAATAAGAGGACCAGTAGCCAAGGAAGCTGCGGACAGATGGCCGTCAGTGGGAAGTGCTGCCAGCATAATTGTGTAG
- a CDS encoding acetyl-CoA carboxylase biotin carboxylase subunit, which produces MFEKVLVANRGEIAIRVMRACRELDVKSVAVYSEADKNSLFAKYADESYCIGGPSPSDSYLNIPRILEVAEKSGADALHPGYGFLAENSHLGDECEKNGIKLIGPSGSVIEAMGSKIESRKLMEKAGVPVIPGNSKGVTDPDEALKIAEAIGYPVIVKASAGGGGIGMRTVYEEDELLRALESTQSVAASAFGDSTVFIEKYVEEPRHIEFQILADEHGNTIHVADRECSIQRRHQKLIEESPSPIMTDELRNKMGQAAVKAASSIGYTNAGTVEFLYSDGEFYFLEMNTRIQVEHPITEVVTGVDLVKEQLKIASGRELCCTQDEIQVRGHAIECRINAEDPLADFAPNPGKITGYRSPGGPGVRVDSGVYMNYTIPPYYDSMISKLIVWGRNRNEAITRMKRALSEYIVLGVKTTIPFHKSMMLSPNFWEAKLHTHFVDEYRKEIMDNMEKVIKEDKEKEARLKSTFLPSKRVAAVSAAVSTHITSSMANQKK; this is translated from the coding sequence ATGTTTGAAAAGGTCCTGGTTGCTAACCGTGGAGAAATTGCCATCAGGGTGATGCGCGCATGCAGAGAGCTGGACGTGAAGAGTGTAGCAGTATATTCAGAAGCGGATAAAAACTCACTCTTTGCCAAGTACGCCGATGAATCATACTGTATAGGAGGACCCTCACCCTCAGATAGTTACCTGAATATTCCCCGGATCCTGGAAGTTGCCGAAAAATCAGGGGCAGATGCACTGCACCCCGGATACGGTTTCCTGGCTGAAAACTCCCACCTGGGAGATGAATGTGAGAAGAATGGAATAAAACTCATAGGACCCTCAGGTTCTGTAATCGAAGCAATGGGGAGTAAGATAGAATCCCGTAAACTCATGGAAAAAGCAGGAGTCCCTGTAATACCTGGAAACAGTAAGGGAGTGACTGATCCAGATGAAGCACTTAAGATTGCAGAGGCCATTGGTTACCCGGTAATTGTTAAGGCATCTGCTGGTGGTGGAGGTATAGGCATGCGCACAGTGTACGAAGAAGATGAACTGTTGCGTGCACTGGAATCCACCCAATCTGTGGCAGCATCAGCATTCGGAGATTCCACTGTCTTTATTGAAAAGTACGTGGAGGAACCACGCCATATTGAATTCCAGATCCTGGCAGATGAACACGGAAACACCATCCATGTTGCAGACCGTGAGTGCAGTATACAGCGCAGACACCAGAAACTCATTGAAGAATCACCTTCACCCATTATGACAGATGAACTCAGGAACAAGATGGGTCAAGCCGCAGTGAAGGCAGCCTCATCAATTGGGTACACTAATGCAGGGACTGTAGAGTTTCTGTACTCAGATGGAGAGTTTTATTTCCTGGAAATGAATACCCGTATCCAGGTAGAACACCCCATAACCGAAGTGGTCACTGGAGTGGATCTGGTTAAAGAACAGCTTAAGATCGCTTCAGGAAGGGAGTTATGCTGTACCCAGGATGAGATCCAGGTGAGGGGTCATGCCATTGAGTGCCGGATTAATGCTGAGGATCCACTGGCAGATTTTGCACCCAATCCAGGTAAGATAACTGGTTATCGCTCACCCGGGGGTCCGGGAGTGCGTGTGGATAGTGGGGTTTACATGAACTACACCATACCACCATACTATGATTCCATGATCTCCAAACTCATTGTCTGGGGACGCAACCGTAATGAAGCCATAACCAGAATGAAAAGAGCCCTGTCAGAATATATTGTGCTGGGAGTAAAAACCACCATTCCTTTCCATAAATCCATGATGTTAAGTCCTAATTTCTGGGAAGCAAAGTTACACACACACTTTGTAGATGAATACCGTAAGGAAATCATGGACAACATGGAAAAAGTCATCAAAGAAGACAAAGAAAAAGAAGCCCGGCTTAAATCAACATTCTTACCATCAAAAAGAGTTGCCGCAGTTTCAGCGGCTGTTTCAACCCACATCACCAGTTCCATGGCTAACCAAAAGAAATGA